Proteins encoded in a region of the Zea mays cultivar B73 chromosome 2, Zm-B73-REFERENCE-NAM-5.0, whole genome shotgun sequence genome:
- the LOC100191599 gene encoding uncharacterized protein isoform X2 — protein sequence MHLWPSLRIRDSFKHGYLQKLELNLGNMKRAQRQRQGRQGESQEDQDGQPGGNGKAPLLEDRSPSGSVLAGALELAWDAVLLLTCCCCCFCCGGA from the exons ATGCACCTGTGGCCATCGCTCCGGATCCGCGACTCGTTCAAGCACGGCTACCTCCAGAAGCTGGAGCTCAACCTCGGCAACATGAAGCGCGCGCAGCGGCAGCGCCAGGGCCGGCAGGGAGAGAGCCAGGAGGACCAGGACGGCCAGCCCGGCGGCAACGGGAAGGCGCCGCTGCTCGAGGACCGCTCGCCATCGGGGTCCGTGCTTGCCGGCGCGCTCGAGCTCGCCTGGGACGCCGTCTTGCTCCtcacctgctgctgctgttgcttcTGCTGCGGAG GAGCCTGA
- the LOC100191599 gene encoding uncharacterized protein isoform X1: MHLWPSLRIRDSFKHGYLQKLELNLGNMKRAQRQRQGRQGESQEDQDGQPGGNGKAPLLEDRSPSGSVLAGALELAWDAVLLLTCCCCCFCCGEKHSILTSRI, from the exons ATGCACCTGTGGCCATCGCTCCGGATCCGCGACTCGTTCAAGCACGGCTACCTCCAGAAGCTGGAGCTCAACCTCGGCAACATGAAGCGCGCGCAGCGGCAGCGCCAGGGCCGGCAGGGAGAGAGCCAGGAGGACCAGGACGGCCAGCCCGGCGGCAACGGGAAGGCGCCGCTGCTCGAGGACCGCTCGCCATCGGGGTCCGTGCTTGCCGGCGCGCTCGAGCTCGCCTGGGACGCCGTCTTGCTCCtcacctgctgctgctgttgcttcTGCTGCGGAG AGAAGCACAGTATTTTAACCAGCAGGATCTAG
- the LOC542619 gene encoding aquaporin PIP2-5, with amino-acid sequence MAKDIEAAAAHEGKDYSDPPPAPLVDAEELTKWSLYRAVIAEFVATLLFLYITVATVIGYKHQTDAAASGPDAACGGVGVLGIAWAFGGMIFILVYCTAGVSGGHINPAVTFGLFLARKVSLVRALLYIVAQCLGAICGVGLVKGFQSAFYVRYGGGANELSAGYSKGTGLAAEIIGTFVLVYTVFSATDPKRNARDSHVPVLAPLPIGFAVFMVHLATIPITGTGINPARSLGAAVIYNNDKAWDDHWIFWVGPFIGAAIAAAYHQYVLRASAAKLGSSASFSR; translated from the exons ATGGCCAAGGACATCGAGGCCGCGGCGGCGCACGAGGGCAAGGACTACTCGGACCCGCCCCCGGCGCCGCTGGTGGACGCGGAGGAGCTGACCAAGTGGTCGCTGTACCGCGCGGTGATCGCCGAGTTCGTGGCCACGCTGCTCTTCCTCTACATCACGGTGGCCACGGTGATCGGGTACAAGCACCAGACGGACGCGGCGGCGTCGGGCCCCGACGCGGCGTGCGGCGGCGTCGGCGTGCTCGGCATCGCCTGGGCCTTCGGCGGCATGATCTTCATCCTCGTCTACTGCACCGCGGGGGTGTCGGGTGGGCACATCAACCCGGCCGTCACCTTCGGCCTCTTCCTGGCGCGCAAGGTCTCGCTGGTGCGCGCGCTGCTCTACATCGTGGCGCAGTGCCTCGGCGCCATCTGCGGCGTCGGGCTCGTCAAGGGCTTCCAGAGCGCCTTCTACGTGCGCTACGGCGGCGGCGCCAACGAGCTCAGCGCCGGCTACTCCAAGGGCACCGGCCTCGCCGCGGAGATCATCGGCACCTTCGTGCTCGTCTACACCGTCTTCTCCGCCACCGACCCCAAGCGCAACGCCCGTGACTCTCATGTCCCC GTGCTTGCCCCTCTCCCCATCGGGTTTGCGGTGTTCATGGTCCATCTGGCCACGATCCCCATCACCGGCACCGGCATCAACCCGGCCAGGAGCTTGGGCGCTGCTGTCATCTACAACAACGACAAGGCCTGGGATGACCAC TGGATCTTCTGGGTGGGTCCATTCATCGGCGCCGCCATCGCCGCGGCGTACCACCAGTACGTGCTGAGGGCCAGCGCCGCCAAGCTGGGATCGTCTGCCTCCTTCAGCCGCTAG